A region of the Peptostreptococcaceae bacterium genome:
AGGAATATGATTTACGACAAGATGATAGAGATGATATGCAGAGAAAACGAGGTGCCTGTCGAACCGACCTATCCAAAGCAAACAGGGGAAAATATGTGTGTGCCTTTTGGGAACGTATTGAATGGGCAGATAGTGCCAAATACGGTAACCAAATCAATGCATACTGAGCGATATTTCGAGCCCTTCATGAAGAACAATCAGATGAAGGCATATCCTTATTATGTAGAATTGGAAAACCAGGTCAAGATAATTCATTCATTCAACCGTCCGGTATTTCTCATAGACGATTTGCTTCACAAGGGATATCGTTTTCGGGTGGTAAATCCATTGTTTGAAAAGGAAAATATCGAGGTCAAAAAAATCATTGTTGGAATACTTTCCGGACGCGGAAAAGAGCTAATGGAAATAGAAAACAGAGAGGTGGAAACAGCTTATTTCATTCCAAGGCTTAAGACTTGGTTCAACGAGAATTCGCTATATCCATTCCTTGGAGGGGATACACTGTGGAGAGGCGCTTACCACGAGAGGAACATGATTCCGTCTGTCAACCTCATATTGCCATACATGTCGCCATACTACATCAGGGGCGCATCAAAACAAGCTGTTTACGATTTGTCAAAAACATGTCTTGAAAATGCGTATGAAATAATCACAACAATAGAAGAGGTTTATCAAATTATCAACGAAAGAAGCTTCACAATGGCGGCCTTGGCAGAGGTGTTCATGTCTCCCAGATTTCCGGACCACGGCAGGGACATGCATCACGATTTGAACCTTAGCCCGTCAAATTATCTTATGAACGATATCGAAGCGCTTGATAAGATTAAGAGAATAATAACAGAGAAGGAATAAGGGGGTGCGGAATGTTTTATTATATGCATGAGGGTAAGGTGCTTTTTTCGGAAAAGGAAAGAGCCGAAGAGTATCTTGAACCGGTCGGCGAGCAGCAGGCAATGAGATATGGAGACGTGCTTTATTATCTGTCGAATGCTCCTGTCGGAAAAACCAGAAGGAGCTTCCTTATGAATTATCCGGATTTGGTGGACATTCAAGAAGAAACCATTGATTTGTTTGATGAGCCTGTCGGAATGCCTCAACCCTTTTGGTCCAAGTGGATACTGGAAAAAATGAACAGAGGGCTGGTAAAATCGGTAAATACATCATATCCCGACTGGACGGATTGCCTGCATGCTGATGATATGCAATCATACAGAATAAACCTTGTAGGCCTCGGAGATGTTGGGGGAACCCTTCTTACAGGGTTGCGTCTCTTGGGGGGAGATGTTGTTGAAAGCATTGGAATTTATGATCCCAAGCCTTCCAACAAGGACAGATGGTATTTCGAAACCTCGCAAATCTATGGACCATCGGAGGACAGGCCCTTTCCGCAAATAAAGAAAATCGAAGAATCGGACTTATTCGATTGCGATGTGTTCGTATTCTGTGCCAGCAGGGGAGTTCCGCCTGTGGGAGATGAGAAAAAAGATGTAAGAATGGTGCAATTCGAAGGTAATGCCGCCATATTATCCATTTATGCGAAAATGGCGAGAGAGAGACGGTTCAAGGGAATATTTGCAGTTGTTTCGGATCCCGTAGATCTTCTTTGCCGCAAGGCTTGGGATGTTTCGAATATGGATGAATCTGGAGAACTTGATTTCAGAGGTCTCGGAACGGACCAGATTCGGGGATACGGTTTGGGTGTAATGCATGCGAGAGCGCGCTTCTACTCGCTGATTCAGGAGGAAACCTCGGGATATGAAACCGAGGGAAGGGCCTTTGGACCGCATGGTGAGGGGCTTTTGATAGCAAACAGCATTGCTTCATATGACGAGGAGTTGTCAAATAGCCTTACTGAATCAGCAAAGCATGCGAACCTAAAAATACGCGAAACTGGATTTAAACCCTTTGTTGCACCGGCGCTTTCATCGGGGGCGCTTTCAATACTTGCGACCATAAGGGGCCAATGGCACCACAGCACGCACTTCATAGGGGGTGTGTTCATGGGTTCCAAGAACAGAATGGGAATTATGGGGATTGAACCCGAACGAGTTCATTTGCCTGATGTTTTTAAGAGAAAGCTAAATGAAACCTACGAAATGCTGGACGATTTATATGAATAAACCCATGGTCTTGATACGAACAAAGAAAACATCGGCCGTACTGGAAGAGATGATTAAGTATTCGACTAGAGGCTTTGACATTAAAGAAGTATCAAGCGGAAGGCCCTTGCCTGATCTCCGAAATTCAAAAATTATTATTGCAGCGGAGCTCGACTGCGCCGGGTACTGCATGGACATGTTCGAGATAGTAAACGCATTGGTTGAAAGTGGCGAGAATGCTCTCGAAGGCAGCGCCGCAGTTCTTCTGCTGAGAAGCAATTCCCAATACAATAGCAAAAGCAGTGCCCAAAGCCTTATCTTCAATCTTAATAGGGCAGGCTGCAGGTTTCCAGGACATCCGCTTGTCGAATCCATTGAAGGATTCATGAATTTTGCGACCTGGCAAAAGCATTTGAATATGCCACTTAAAGACATTTGCATGATAAAGTCTCGTGAATTGGTAGAAAAATTATATGGTTATGAACCCGAAAGGATAAAGACTCCCAAGATAGTTGCTTTGCATGCGAGTTCGAGGGAGACATCAAACACATTGATGCTTTGGAGGATGGTTAAGGAAAATCTTGGGAATGCAGAAGTGAATGAGATACATGTTGAGGCGGGGGAAGTAGTAGATTGTAGGGGATGCTCATTCAATGAGTGTATACATTATGGGAGCCAGAACAGCTGTTACTATGGAGGAGTCATCACGAATGAAATATTGCCGGCAATAGGCGATGCCGATGTATTGGTATGGATATGCCCGAACTACAACGATGCTATTTCAGCAAAGCTTATGGCTATAATAAACAGATTGACGGTCATATATAGAAAAACGGAATTCGATAAAAAAAATCTTTTTGCGATAATTGTCTCGGGCAATTCAGGAAACGATTCGGTAGCCCGTCAATTGATAGGCAGCCTGAATGTTAACAAAAATATGCAGCTTCCGCCAAGTTTTGCGTTGATGGCGATAGCGAACGATCCCGAAACGGTTGTGAAATATCCCGGCATTAATGAAGCGGCAAAAGATTTTGCGAAGCGAATCATTGAAAACAGCAAATCATAGGAAATTAAAACCAGTTACTTATAGGAGTTGATGTCTAAGTCGTCAATCCATATTCTTGAAGACATGTTGGAGAAAACTATTTCCAAGCGGTCTACATTGTTTGTTTCTTGGCTAACACTTAGAAGCTCCCAGTAGTTCTTGCTGCTCGGTTTGAAATTAACGCTTCTTTTGAAAGCGAGAGACTTTCCATTGTAACCCAACAGTTGTACCTTGAAGGGCTCTGTGGAATCTGAAAGAATCCACATGGATATTACGGAATTGTTGTCCATTACAAGTTTGTTTATTGTCAGCTTGGATTCTCCGTTTTGCTTATTGCCGCTTATCTGGAGAGAATAAGTTCCGTTTCTAAAAACAGTATCGTCCTTTGATATGGAGCTTTCATCCTGGAATTGAACGGACAGGGAATCAAACTGTTCTTTGCTTTGGTCGGAATTCGGATCGATGTTGATTGTGTTAATGTCATTTATAATATTATAGTAATTGTTTGAATATGTTTGGCTCCAATTGTTTTCATCGTCTAGTATTCGCAAGGAAACCGTGAATTCGCCTTCATCGAGAAATGTTTCTTTGAATCTCAATTCGGAGCCACTGCCGGACAAGGCATCCTTGCCATTTTGTTTTACTGTCCATTCATATGACTGGAAAACAGATTCAGAATCGTCTACTTGAAAAATCCATTCGTCGTAAAGACGCTCATGCTGGAATGTCGCAACAGGAAGATTATCTTTGAAGAAAAGCAAATCTGTTTTGCTGCAAATGGTTAAGATAATGCCTAAGAGAGCTGCTATGAGGATTATTGCGAGCACCTTTTTATCCCTGCGACCGTTTTTATTCTGCTTCAAATCCTCAGGAATTTTGTTTGGGGTTTCTTCCGAATTAAAAAGATCCGTATAGTCGTTTTCGTAATTGTAGAATCCGGCTGCTGCGAGACCGGCGTCGTTATCCTCATATTCATTATCTTCAAGGCTGCTTTCATTTGCCGAATTATCTGCTGGTTCATTTGAATCGCCGTGCTGATAGTCGTCTGAATCGTTTGCAACATTAGCTACCAGATCGTTTTCGATATCGTTTGTTTGATCGTTTCCTAGATTGTTGCCGGGATCATCGATTGAACTGGCTAAATCAACTGTGCTTGATGCATCATTAGCAATGCTTGCGGACATATAGTCGTCAAGCAGCACGCCTTCATCTTCTGCATCAGGCGCTTCAGGAACTTCGTTGGTTGGATTGATACTTTCATCCGGGGTTTTTGAAACAGGTTCGTCGGATTCCATTGAATCCATGTCCGGAGCTGTTCCTTTACCGGAATCACTAGGCGGATTTTCGGCAAATCCGAAGGCGTTTATGGGATTGTAAATCGGCATGGGCCTTTCTTCAGATGACTTGATCGAATCCTTGACATCCTTCATAAGAAGTGCCGAATTTGTGTCATCCAAGTAGAGATTATACAGATAGACGGTCTTAAAGTCCATGAGAATCCCTTTGAAACTGATGTAGTTTTTTTTATTTTCGGCTAGATCGGAAAGAAAACTTCTAAGTTCAATCGGTAATTCTTTGAGCTTTGCGGCCGGAATATTTAATTTGCCGAAAATTAAAAGAGTCAATGTTTTGTGTACCGTTTTACAGATGTCTTTAAAGCTACCCGCTTTTTCGAAAGAATCGTCAATGACCAGAAGGTCGTTGAACTTGACTGAATTTTGCTCGATTATAACCTGTGATTCACTGACGAGGGAATTAGCCGGCTTTATGTCCAGACAATCGTAATCCGTCAACTTATCCAGATATTCATACACGAAATTGATTCTTGTTTTCAGTATAGGGTTGTAGTATTGAATGTATTTTGAAATTGGAAAGCCTTTTTTATACGTGGTCGTAAGAATTATTTCGTCCTTCGATTCCTCTGAAAAAATGAGGCTGTCTATGCAGTTTCGGAATTTATCGATGGAATTAGCATCCGGAAGAAATTTTTTTTGGATTATATTCAAAATGACTATTTTTTCAGGATTTCCCTTTTCACTCGCAAGTGCGATTTTTTGATATTTATCTTCTTTGTATATATTAAGTATTTTATATTTTTCCATGTGAGAATTCATGTTTTGCGTCCTCCTTAATGCCATAAGACTGTATATTTCATTTCGGTTGCAATTATTAAACCGGGAAAATAATGATAAGAAAATTTGTTTGTGTTAAAATGACAATGACTTTAAAGAGGGATTTCATTAAAAAATTTATGAATACCCATCAGCTTTTTGTTATTTTTTGTATCAATTATTATAATTCTACTTTTAATAGCGATTTCCCTTCTTGTAGAATCAAAAAAATGCATCGGGAAATGAATTTTTAAAATTTAAAGAGGAAAATTGATTACAAGAACAAAAGCATCGAAAGATGGAGTTAAGGATAAAAATGATATAGCAAAGAAAACGGAAGAGGAGTTTGAGATATGATAAAGGACAATGCAGGGAATAAAATAATGATAGACGGAGAGATTAGGTTGGCGAAAGAGTGGGACAATCATTCCCTTAAGGGGACTTCCATATACGAGGTTTTGCGGATTGTGGATGGCAAACCGTTGTTTCTGAAAGAACATATAAAAAGGTTTGTGAATTCTTTTTACATCTTGAGATATGAGTTGCCGGAGGAAATAAATGATATTGAAAAAAACTTCTGGTTTTTTTTGAAAGCATCTGAGATTGAAAACGGGAATATTAAGATAATTTGCGATGGAATAGGGGAGGAAAAGCAAAGGGTAAGCATTTACGAGGCTTTAAGCATATATCCTGAAAAAGAGCTTTACAAAAGAGGTGTGGCTATTTCGGTGATGAAAAAGAGCAGAACTTCCCCAGGAGCCAAGAAGATAGAAACATCTCTAAGGATGGATACGGACAGATTGAAGTTGAAAAAAAATGTATA
Encoded here:
- a CDS encoding lactate dehydrogenase, with the translated sequence MFYYMHEGKVLFSEKERAEEYLEPVGEQQAMRYGDVLYYLSNAPVGKTRRSFLMNYPDLVDIQEETIDLFDEPVGMPQPFWSKWILEKMNRGLVKSVNTSYPDWTDCLHADDMQSYRINLVGLGDVGGTLLTGLRLLGGDVVESIGIYDPKPSNKDRWYFETSQIYGPSEDRPFPQIKKIEESDLFDCDVFVFCASRGVPPVGDEKKDVRMVQFEGNAAILSIYAKMARERRFKGIFAVVSDPVDLLCRKAWDVSNMDESGELDFRGLGTDQIRGYGLGVMHARARFYSLIQEETSGYETEGRAFGPHGEGLLIANSIASYDEELSNSLTESAKHANLKIRETGFKPFVAPALSSGALSILATIRGQWHHSTHFIGGVFMGSKNRMGIMGIEPERVHLPDVFKRKLNETYEMLDDLYE
- a CDS encoding NAD(P)H-dependent oxidoreductase; this encodes MKPTKCWTIYMNKPMVLIRTKKTSAVLEEMIKYSTRGFDIKEVSSGRPLPDLRNSKIIIAAELDCAGYCMDMFEIVNALVESGENALEGSAAVLLLRSNSQYNSKSSAQSLIFNLNRAGCRFPGHPLVESIEGFMNFATWQKHLNMPLKDICMIKSRELVEKLYGYEPERIKTPKIVALHASSRETSNTLMLWRMVKENLGNAEVNEIHVEAGEVVDCRGCSFNECIHYGSQNSCYYGGVITNEILPAIGDADVLVWICPNYNDAISAKLMAIINRLTVIYRKTEFDKKNLFAIIVSGNSGNDSVARQLIGSLNVNKNMQLPPSFALMAIANDPETVVKYPGINEAAKDFAKRIIENSKS
- a CDS encoding aminotransferase class IV gives rise to the protein MIKDNAGNKIMIDGEIRLAKEWDNHSLKGTSIYEVLRIVDGKPLFLKEHIKRFVNSFYILRYELPEEINDIEKNFWFFLKASEIENGNIKIICDGIGEEKQRVSIYEALSIYPEKELYKRGVAISVMKKSRTSPGAKKIETSLRMDTDRLKLKKNVYEVLLIDEKGNVTEGSRSNIFFIKNGILHTPPIEQVLPGITRMKVLEFCEKKDIEVKIHTIKEEDINYFDGAFLTGTSINMLPVKEIDKVVYSVDGFAFELSHQFESFIGQESFSA